One segment of Streptomyces sp. YIM 121038 DNA contains the following:
- a CDS encoding alpha/beta hydrolase, whose amino-acid sequence MPFITVGQENSTAIDLYYEDHGTGQPVVLIHGFPLDGHSWERQSAALLAAGHRVITYDRRGFGRSSQPTTGYDYDTFAADLNTVMETLDLRDAVLVGFSMGTGEVARYVSAYGSGRVAKVAFLASLEPWLLKSDDNPEGAAPKEFFDGVVAAVKADRYAYYTAFFNDFYNLDENLGSRISEEAVRNSWNTAAGGGAFAASAAPATWYTDFRADLPAVDVPALILHGTADRILPAENTARPFHRALPAADYVEIEGAPHGLLWTHAEEVNTALLAFLAK is encoded by the coding sequence ATGCCGTTCATCACCGTGGGCCAGGAGAACTCCACCGCCATCGACCTGTACTACGAGGACCACGGGACCGGACAGCCCGTCGTCCTCATCCACGGCTTCCCGCTCGACGGCCACTCCTGGGAGCGCCAGAGCGCGGCCCTGCTCGCCGCCGGACACCGTGTGATCACGTACGACCGCCGCGGCTTCGGCCGGTCGTCCCAGCCGACGACCGGCTACGACTACGACACCTTCGCCGCCGACCTGAACACCGTGATGGAGACCCTCGACCTGCGGGACGCCGTCCTGGTCGGCTTCTCCATGGGCACCGGCGAGGTCGCCCGCTACGTCTCCGCGTACGGCTCAGGACGCGTCGCCAAGGTCGCCTTCCTGGCCTCCCTGGAGCCCTGGCTCCTCAAGAGCGACGACAACCCGGAGGGGGCCGCGCCCAAGGAGTTCTTCGACGGCGTGGTCGCCGCCGTCAAGGCCGACCGCTACGCCTACTACACGGCCTTCTTCAACGACTTCTACAACCTCGACGAGAACCTGGGCAGCCGCATCAGCGAGGAAGCGGTCCGCAACAGCTGGAACACCGCGGCGGGCGGCGGCGCCTTCGCCGCGTCCGCCGCCCCGGCGACCTGGTACACCGACTTCCGCGCCGACCTCCCGGCCGTCGACGTGCCCGCCCTGATCCTGCACGGCACGGCCGACCGCATCCTGCCCGCGGAGAACACCGCGCGCCCCTTCCACCGGGCGCTGCCCGCCGCCGACTACGTCGAGATCGAGGGTGCCCCGCACGGCCTGCTGTGGACCCACGCGGAGGAGGTCAACACCGCGCTCCTCGCCTTCCTGGCGAAGTGA
- a CDS encoding LLM class flavin-dependent oxidoreductase: protein MQFGIFTVGDVTPDPTDGRTPSEHERIKAMIAIALKAEEVGLDVFATGEHHNPPFVPSSPTTLLGYVAARTEKLILSTATTLITTNDPVKIAEDYAMLQHLADGRVDLMLGRGNTGPVYPWFGQDIRQGINLAKENYALLRRLWREDVVDWEGTFRTPLQAFTATPRPLDGVAPFVWHGSIRSPEIAEQAAFYGDGFFHNNIFWPADHTRRMVQLYRRRYAHHGHGRPEDAIVGLGGQVFMRKNSQDAVREFRPYFDNAPVYGHGPSLEDFTEQTPLTVGSPQQVIDRTLSFRETVGDYQRQLFLMDHAGLPLKTVLEQLDLLGEEVVPVLRKEFANGRPADVPDAPTHAARVEAARADAGQADGVKNVGAQGDAARGVTAS from the coding sequence ATGCAGTTCGGCATCTTCACCGTCGGGGACGTGACCCCCGACCCCACCGACGGCCGTACTCCCTCGGAGCACGAGCGCATCAAGGCGATGATCGCCATCGCGCTCAAGGCCGAGGAGGTCGGCCTCGACGTCTTCGCGACCGGCGAGCACCACAACCCGCCGTTCGTCCCGTCGTCCCCGACCACCCTGCTCGGCTACGTGGCCGCCCGCACCGAGAAGCTGATCCTGTCCACGGCCACGACGCTGATCACCACCAACGACCCGGTGAAGATCGCGGAGGACTACGCGATGCTCCAGCACCTGGCCGACGGCCGGGTCGACCTCATGCTGGGGCGCGGCAACACCGGGCCGGTCTACCCGTGGTTCGGGCAGGACATCCGCCAGGGCATCAACCTGGCCAAGGAGAACTACGCGCTCCTTCGCCGGCTGTGGCGCGAGGACGTCGTGGACTGGGAGGGCACCTTCCGCACGCCCTTGCAGGCCTTCACCGCGACGCCCCGGCCCCTGGACGGCGTCGCGCCGTTCGTCTGGCACGGCTCCATCAGGTCCCCGGAGATCGCGGAGCAGGCCGCCTTCTACGGCGACGGCTTCTTCCACAACAACATCTTCTGGCCCGCCGACCACACCCGGCGCATGGTCCAGCTGTACCGACGCCGCTACGCCCACCACGGGCACGGCCGCCCCGAGGACGCGATCGTGGGCCTCGGCGGGCAGGTCTTCATGCGCAAGAACTCCCAGGACGCCGTGCGGGAGTTCCGCCCCTACTTCGACAACGCGCCCGTGTACGGGCACGGCCCGTCCCTGGAGGACTTCACGGAGCAGACCCCGCTGACGGTGGGCTCGCCCCAGCAGGTCATCGACCGCACCCTGTCCTTCCGCGAGACGGTCGGCGACTACCAGCGCCAGCTCTTCCTGATGGACCACGCGGGGCTGCCCCTGAAGACCGTCCTGGAACAGCTCGACCTCCTCGGCGAGGAGGTCGTGCCCGTCCTGCGCAAGGAGTTCGCGAACGGCCGCCCGGCCGACGTGCCGGACGCGCCGACGCACGCCGCGCGGGTCGAAGCGGCTCGGGCCGATGCCGGGCAGGCCGATGGAGTGAAGAACGTGGGTGCGCAGGGCGATGCCGCTCGGGGAGTGACCGCCTCGTGA
- a CDS encoding LuxR family transcriptional regulator: MTTWPFPEDADDGGPPLRGRAAELAFIEARLDALARGEGGVVLVEGPAGSGKSRVLGEASASARRRGTRVFQGGADPEEQFVPLGPLLDGLLTGAAPLSDAARLRDLATVPGQRFWLLQELGDRLREAARTGPLLIVLDDLQWCDELTLLTLHTLSARLAPDPILWLVAVCGDSVPPRVRTTLDRIHRGGARAVVLEPLDERAVARIVEDVLGAAPGPDVLRVARRAEGVPLLLRELLDVLRDEEVVTIENGTARLTAAPLPARPLPSVGRRIGLLSDAARELVETAAAVGRPVTVSLLAELLGSTPAALITPLREALDTEWLAESGDRLEFRNDLVRASVAAGLPLPVRRSLRGRAARALPDSEAAVSTHPGPPAAAPEPDDRTGADSRPDDRTGADSRADDRTGADSRADDRTGADRTDDYRTEADRTDDDRASADSRDNGRASADRTDDDRTEAERTDVDRLRTAAADIAATAPGPAAELALRALELTAADAPERPRVIAEAIPLLWQTGQAARARELGTSALSTGGLGPRDEARIRLGLARLSTQYDFSEAVRQARAGAALPGLPTDLRARLLALLCLGHALTGDNEAAEQALPEARETAEAAGDRAARATLTVVASAVRFRRMDWSEALRLAEPATALGAADSLWVPEGLWQSFVLNAAGRSDQALAVTDAALRQAREQGRTAATRMWRTHRARILLDTGRLTDARAEAEAASATPDDPGPDHLADVTRLYVLTRVAVHTNDQRAARRYTAAALRMRADGAPLVRRAGAWTLASLADFEGRADAAAAVLADVVSALDEERPSQGGPLDPADAPGLVRVALRAGAHDAALRAVGAAERRAALNPGVTLLAATAAHARGLLDNDLDHLVRAVRLYEDTSRPLARASALEDTGRKLAATRRAEAVPYLDEALGLYVRAGAERDVARVRRRLRAAGVRRRPAPAGHLARWPELTASELGVARLVAQGLTNRQVAERLSVSPHTVSSHLRRAFTKLDLTSRAELTRLVRTRDSGE, from the coding sequence TTGACCACATGGCCCTTTCCCGAGGACGCCGACGACGGCGGTCCCCCGCTCCGCGGCAGGGCGGCGGAGCTGGCGTTCATCGAGGCGCGGCTCGACGCGCTGGCCCGCGGGGAAGGCGGGGTCGTCCTCGTCGAAGGCCCCGCGGGCAGCGGCAAGTCCAGGGTCCTCGGGGAGGCGTCGGCCTCGGCGCGGCGGCGCGGGACGCGGGTGTTCCAGGGGGGAGCGGACCCCGAGGAGCAGTTCGTGCCGCTCGGCCCGCTCCTCGACGGGCTGCTCACCGGGGCGGCACCGCTCTCGGACGCCGCCCGGCTCCGCGACCTCGCCACGGTGCCGGGACAGCGGTTCTGGCTGCTCCAGGAACTGGGGGACCGCCTGCGAGAGGCCGCTCGGACGGGCCCGCTCCTGATCGTCCTCGACGACCTCCAGTGGTGCGACGAACTGACGCTCCTCACCCTGCACACCCTCTCGGCCCGGCTCGCGCCGGACCCGATCCTGTGGCTGGTGGCCGTGTGCGGCGACAGCGTGCCGCCGCGCGTGCGCACCACCCTCGACCGGATCCACCGGGGCGGGGCCCGCGCAGTGGTCCTGGAGCCGCTGGACGAGCGGGCGGTCGCGCGGATCGTGGAGGACGTCCTGGGCGCGGCCCCCGGCCCTGACGTGCTGCGCGTCGCCCGCCGCGCCGAGGGCGTGCCGCTGCTCCTGAGGGAACTGCTCGACGTGCTGCGGGACGAGGAGGTGGTGACCATCGAGAACGGCACGGCCCGGCTCACGGCCGCACCCCTGCCCGCCCGGCCGCTGCCCTCGGTCGGGCGCCGCATCGGCCTGCTGTCCGACGCGGCCCGCGAACTCGTGGAGACCGCGGCCGCCGTGGGCCGTCCGGTGACCGTGAGCCTGCTGGCCGAACTGCTCGGCAGCACACCGGCGGCGCTGATCACCCCGCTGCGCGAAGCCCTCGACACCGAGTGGCTCGCCGAAAGCGGCGACCGCCTGGAGTTCCGCAACGACCTGGTCCGCGCGTCGGTGGCGGCCGGACTTCCCCTTCCCGTACGCCGGTCCCTGCGCGGCAGGGCGGCGCGGGCGCTGCCGGACAGCGAGGCAGCGGTGAGCACACACCCCGGGCCACCGGCCGCCGCCCCGGAGCCCGACGACCGGACCGGCGCCGACAGCAGGCCCGACGACCGGACCGGCGCCGACAGCAGGGCCGACGACCGGACCGGCGCCGACAGCAGGGCCGACGACCGGACCGGCGCAGACCGGACGGACGACTACCGGACCGAGGCCGACAGGACGGACGACGACCGGGCCAGCGCCGACAGCAGGGACAACGGCCGGGCCAGCGCCGACAGGACGGACGACGACCGGACCGAGGCCGAAAGGACGGACGTCGACCGGCTGCGCACCGCCGCGGCCGACATCGCGGCCACCGCACCCGGACCCGCCGCCGAACTCGCCCTCAGAGCACTGGAACTCACCGCGGCCGACGCCCCGGAACGCCCACGGGTGATCGCCGAGGCGATCCCGCTGCTCTGGCAGACCGGGCAGGCGGCCCGGGCACGCGAGCTGGGGACGTCGGCCCTGTCGACGGGGGGCCTCGGGCCGCGGGACGAGGCACGGATACGCCTCGGCCTGGCACGCCTGTCCACCCAGTACGACTTCTCCGAAGCTGTCCGGCAGGCCCGCGCGGGAGCGGCGCTGCCCGGTCTGCCGACGGACCTGCGGGCCCGGCTCCTCGCGCTGCTGTGCCTCGGCCACGCGCTGACGGGCGACAACGAGGCGGCCGAACAGGCCCTGCCCGAGGCGCGGGAGACCGCCGAAGCGGCCGGGGACCGCGCCGCCCGGGCCACGTTGACGGTCGTCGCCTCGGCCGTCCGGTTCCGCCGGATGGACTGGAGCGAGGCCCTCCGCCTGGCGGAGCCGGCCACTGCCCTGGGCGCGGCCGACTCCCTGTGGGTTCCGGAAGGGCTGTGGCAGAGCTTCGTACTGAACGCGGCAGGCCGCTCCGACCAGGCGCTCGCCGTCACCGACGCCGCGCTGCGGCAGGCACGGGAACAGGGCCGGACGGCCGCCACGCGCATGTGGCGGACGCACCGCGCGCGGATCCTCCTGGACACCGGGCGGCTGACGGACGCCCGGGCCGAGGCGGAAGCCGCATCGGCGACGCCCGACGACCCCGGCCCCGACCACCTCGCCGACGTCACGCGCCTCTACGTGCTGACCCGCGTCGCCGTCCACACGAACGACCAGCGGGCCGCACGGCGATACACGGCCGCCGCGCTGCGGATGCGCGCCGACGGCGCGCCCCTCGTCCGCCGAGCCGGCGCCTGGACACTGGCCTCGCTGGCCGACTTCGAAGGCCGCGCCGACGCTGCCGCAGCCGTACTCGCCGACGTGGTGAGCGCACTCGACGAGGAGCGGCCGTCCCAGGGCGGTCCGCTCGACCCCGCCGACGCCCCCGGCCTCGTCCGCGTCGCGCTGCGGGCGGGTGCGCACGACGCGGCCTTGCGGGCGGTCGGCGCGGCCGAACGCCGCGCCGCGCTCAACCCCGGCGTCACGCTCCTCGCCGCCACCGCCGCACACGCGCGGGGGCTGCTCGACAACGACCTCGACCACCTGGTGCGCGCGGTCCGTCTGTACGAGGACACCTCCCGGCCGCTGGCCCGCGCCTCCGCCCTGGAGGACACCGGGCGCAAGCTGGCGGCCACCCGCAGGGCGGAGGCGGTGCCGTATCTGGACGAGGCACTCGGCCTCTACGTGCGAGCGGGCGCCGAACGGGACGTGGCCCGGGTGCGCCGCCGCCTGCGGGCCGCGGGCGTCCGCCGCCGTCCCGCACCGGCCGGACACCTCGCGCGGTGGCCCGAACTGACCGCGTCCGAGCTCGGCGTGGCCCGGCTCGTGGCCCAGGGACTGACGAACCGACAGGTGGCCGAGCGGCTCTCCGTCTCGCCGCACACGGTGAGTTCGCATCTGCGCCGCGCCTTCACCAAGCTCGACCTCACCTCGCGCGCGGAGCTCACCCGCCTCGTGCGGACCCGCGACAGCGGAGAGTAA
- a CDS encoding FMN reductase: MKLTAVSAGLSTPSSTRLLADRLTESAREELTARGQTVSIEVVELRELAGAIADHLVTGFPPARLAAAIDAVTGADGLIAVTPVFTASYSGLFKSFFDVIDPAALADKPVLIAATGGTARHSLVLDHAMRPLFAYLRATVVPTAVYAASEDWGSGGDAYTEGLPARIRRAGGDLAALMAARPATAGADDDVTALEQQVADLRFD; encoded by the coding sequence GTGAAGCTGACCGCCGTTTCCGCGGGCCTGAGCACGCCCTCCTCCACCCGGCTGCTCGCGGACCGGCTCACCGAGTCGGCCCGCGAGGAGCTCACCGCCCGGGGCCAGACCGTATCCATCGAGGTCGTGGAGTTGCGGGAGCTGGCCGGTGCGATCGCCGACCACCTCGTGACGGGCTTTCCCCCGGCGCGCCTCGCCGCCGCGATCGACGCGGTCACGGGAGCCGACGGACTGATCGCCGTCACACCCGTGTTCACGGCGTCCTACAGCGGCCTCTTCAAGTCCTTCTTCGACGTGATCGACCCGGCCGCCCTCGCGGACAAACCGGTCCTGATCGCGGCGACGGGCGGCACCGCCCGCCACTCCCTGGTCCTCGACCACGCGATGCGCCCGCTCTTCGCCTATCTGCGGGCCACCGTCGTCCCCACCGCCGTGTACGCGGCGTCCGAGGACTGGGGGTCGGGCGGCGACGCCTACACCGAAGGGCTGCCCGCCCGCATCCGCAGGGCGGGCGGCGACCTCGCCGCGCTCATGGCCGCCCGCCCGGCCACGGCCGGGGCCGACGACGACGTCACCGCCCTCGAACAGCAAGTGGCCGACCTGCGCTTCGACTGA
- a CDS encoding LuxR family transcriptional regulator: MTAAEPGSPGLSRPGLRGREAELARLRTLVEAVRDGEGGAMALLLGEPGIGKTVLLEETVAFARAQGFVVSQGHAEELHELAPLASLASGLLHGDPPLLSAEDFAHLAGHHDQRIWLVERLAQLIEERSAGTPTLITIDDVQWADPLSRFALNVLPARLFTSPVLWLLAGREDPDLRRDGPCLTTVPLRPLTDAALAELARDALGDDVPRKVTELLDGSGGNPFLATELLTGIAASGTQGHEPPERLVLGVRGRLAALRPGTLDLLRIGSVLGRAFRLGDAAALCGRPATALIAELDEAIAAGLVDDDGERLVFRHDLLRQAVYADLAPSARRALHREAARRLVAVGRTPVDAVPHLLKSAEPGDHEAARLLGRAATDVLSVMPDLAADLALRALELIPPHEPMAFVAGERAVTALTRAGRYTRARETGDALLARRPPLDVFARLQSVLGDTLWHLDDVHELTRRTTAGLAVVTDPAISARLTARQALARSRGRDLDAARSTGERALAEAERADDREARVAALWGLGEIALNAGECAAAVAHHTALSAFDAAFLPEEVVARVHLDDFVMARRLLGTAGDAPLRPAMLMWAQGTLHLGLGRLDDAEADFVTAERLEADLGVPGNLVNIRVNRGRLALLRGDRDAARHHLEAVRAAMAERPNTGNHAAHQYLEAVLADAAGHHAAAAEHIRSAQRDHPFVRWRILRTRCVDAVRIALRAGDRALADDLAAQAAAHAARNPAVPTAQGIAAHTAGLAGGDTALLERAVRVLLTGPRPLHLAAASADLGRALLPTGTTAAVPALTRAYETFVETGAGFEADRVRADLDRAVTRSGRRAAARPRPSQGWEALTASERKVARLIAAGHTNRSAAAALFVSPHTVNTHLAAVFRKLSVTSRVQLTRRVPVEADAPTADG, encoded by the coding sequence ATGACCGCGGCGGAGCCCGGGAGCCCGGGCCTGAGCAGGCCCGGGCTGCGCGGCAGGGAAGCCGAGCTGGCGCGGCTGCGCACCCTGGTCGAGGCCGTGCGGGACGGCGAGGGCGGGGCGATGGCGCTGCTCCTGGGGGAGCCGGGCATCGGCAAGACCGTCCTCCTGGAGGAGACCGTCGCGTTCGCACGGGCCCAGGGGTTCGTCGTCAGCCAGGGCCACGCCGAGGAGCTGCACGAGCTGGCCCCGCTCGCCTCCCTGGCCTCGGGCCTGCTGCACGGCGACCCGCCGCTGCTGTCAGCCGAGGACTTCGCACACCTCGCGGGCCACCACGACCAGCGCATCTGGCTCGTCGAAAGACTGGCCCAGCTGATCGAGGAGCGCTCGGCGGGCACGCCCACGCTCATCACGATCGACGACGTCCAGTGGGCCGACCCGCTGAGCCGGTTCGCCCTCAACGTCCTGCCGGCCCGGCTGTTCACCTCCCCGGTCCTGTGGCTGCTCGCGGGCCGCGAGGACCCGGACCTGCGCCGCGACGGGCCGTGCCTGACGACCGTGCCGCTGCGGCCGCTGACCGACGCGGCCCTCGCCGAGCTGGCCCGCGACGCGCTCGGCGACGACGTACCGCGGAAGGTCACCGAGCTGCTCGACGGATCGGGCGGCAACCCCTTCCTCGCCACCGAACTCCTGACGGGCATCGCGGCGTCGGGGACGCAGGGGCACGAGCCGCCGGAGCGCCTCGTGCTCGGCGTCCGCGGCAGACTGGCCGCGCTGCGCCCGGGCACCCTGGACCTCCTGCGGATCGGCTCGGTCCTCGGGCGCGCCTTCCGCCTCGGCGACGCCGCGGCCCTGTGCGGGCGGCCCGCGACCGCGCTCATCGCGGAGCTGGACGAGGCGATCGCCGCGGGGCTCGTCGACGACGACGGCGAACGCCTCGTCTTCCGCCACGACCTGCTCCGCCAGGCCGTGTACGCCGATCTCGCCCCCTCGGCCCGCCGGGCCCTGCACCGGGAGGCGGCACGGCGGCTCGTCGCGGTCGGCCGCACCCCCGTCGACGCGGTCCCGCACCTGCTGAAGAGCGCCGAACCCGGCGACCACGAGGCGGCCCGGCTGCTCGGCAGGGCCGCCACGGACGTCCTCTCCGTCATGCCGGACCTCGCCGCCGACCTGGCGCTGCGCGCCCTGGAACTGATCCCGCCCCACGAGCCCATGGCGTTCGTCGCGGGAGAGCGGGCCGTCACCGCGCTCACCCGCGCGGGCCGGTACACCCGCGCCCGGGAGACCGGCGACGCGCTGCTGGCCCGCAGGCCGCCCCTGGACGTCTTCGCCCGGCTGCAGTCCGTCCTCGGCGACACCCTGTGGCACCTCGACGACGTCCACGAGCTGACCCGCCGCACGACGGCGGGCCTCGCCGTCGTCACCGACCCGGCGATCTCCGCCCGGCTGACCGCGCGCCAGGCACTCGCGCGGTCCCGCGGGCGCGACCTCGACGCCGCGCGGAGCACGGGCGAGCGGGCCCTGGCCGAGGCCGAGCGGGCGGACGACCGGGAGGCCCGCGTCGCCGCGCTGTGGGGCCTCGGCGAGATCGCCCTCAACGCGGGCGAGTGCGCCGCCGCCGTCGCGCACCACACCGCCCTGAGCGCGTTCGACGCGGCCTTCCTGCCCGAGGAGGTCGTCGCGCGCGTCCACCTGGACGACTTCGTCATGGCCCGGCGGCTCCTCGGCACGGCGGGCGACGCGCCCCTGCGCCCCGCGATGCTGATGTGGGCCCAGGGAACCCTGCACCTGGGCCTCGGCCGCCTCGACGACGCCGAGGCCGACTTCGTCACCGCCGAACGCCTCGAGGCGGACCTCGGCGTGCCCGGCAACCTGGTCAACATCCGGGTCAACCGGGGCCGCCTCGCGCTGCTGCGCGGTGACCGCGACGCCGCGCGGCACCACCTCGAAGCGGTCAGGGCCGCCATGGCCGAGCGGCCGAACACGGGCAACCACGCGGCCCACCAGTACCTGGAGGCCGTCCTCGCCGACGCCGCGGGACACCACGCGGCCGCGGCCGAACACATCCGGTCCGCCCAGCGCGACCACCCCTTCGTCCGGTGGCGGATCCTGCGCACGCGCTGCGTCGACGCCGTGCGGATCGCCCTGCGCGCCGGGGACCGGGCCCTGGCCGACGACCTGGCGGCCCAGGCGGCCGCGCACGCCGCGCGCAACCCCGCCGTGCCCACCGCCCAGGGCATCGCCGCCCACACGGCCGGACTGGCCGGCGGCGACACCGCGCTCCTGGAGCGAGCCGTCCGCGTCCTCCTGACCGGGCCCCGCCCCCTGCACCTCGCGGCGGCCTCCGCCGACCTGGGGCGCGCCCTCCTGCCCACCGGCACCACCGCCGCGGTCCCCGCACTGACCAGGGCGTACGAGACGTTCGTAGAGACGGGGGCGGGGTTCGAGGCCGACCGGGTCCGGGCCGATCTGGACCGGGCCGTGACCCGCTCCGGCAGGCGCGCCGCGGCCCGGCCGCGGCCCAGCCAGGGCTGGGAGGCGCTCACCGCGTCGGAGCGCAAGGTCGCCCGTCTGATCGCCGCCGGGCACACCAACCGGTCGGCCGCCGCCGCCCTCTTCGTGTCCCCGCACACGGTCAACACCCATCTGGCCGCGGTCTTCCGCAAGCTCTCCGTCACCTCGCGGGTCCAGCTGACCCGGCGCGTACCGGTGGAGGCCGACGCCCCGACCGCCGACGGCTGA
- a CDS encoding helix-turn-helix domain-containing protein has translation MTPGPQRARPGSAELQALVDELAEKLGRSVAVDDPLVRMVCTSRHFGDEDPVRIGTLLQGRADNAAVRHVLAQGVARWSRPGFIDGRDDLGMLPRYVVPLRERGHLLGLLMVVVPDRTLGEHDTEAIAWAADLMAAQMYLEHLAADTWKTDERTLVLDLVDSHLATRTAARRRALERGLLGEAEHVLVTVVRLSRGTEPVRQSEAALWAALEGFRQTRSAQGITAIDQERAILLQLCDRPPRPTEIAAQSARILEELATFLDPSTTPVIGVGGRHPGLHGAWTSYEQALVAARAARRLPSLKGVGDWDRLGEFAVLLQLPEHALNDSLVPKPLRSLTDAHGGERLRDTLRSFLEHAGSIPRTADALRLHRTSLYYRLRQIQEITGLDLDDGAHRLTLHLGLRIEELLATGDDTAACPGVIPASAGPRSGASTKRG, from the coding sequence ATGACCCCAGGGCCCCAGCGAGCCCGTCCTGGCAGTGCGGAGCTCCAGGCACTCGTCGACGAACTCGCGGAGAAGCTGGGACGGTCCGTCGCGGTCGACGATCCGCTGGTCCGCATGGTGTGCACGAGCCGCCACTTCGGCGACGAGGACCCGGTGCGGATCGGCACGCTCCTCCAGGGCCGCGCCGACAACGCGGCCGTCCGCCACGTGCTCGCCCAGGGCGTCGCCCGGTGGTCGAGGCCCGGATTCATCGACGGCCGCGACGACCTCGGCATGCTGCCGCGCTACGTCGTGCCGCTGCGCGAGCGCGGGCACCTCCTCGGCCTGCTGATGGTGGTCGTGCCGGACCGGACGCTCGGCGAGCACGACACCGAGGCCATCGCCTGGGCCGCCGACCTGATGGCCGCCCAGATGTACCTGGAACACCTCGCCGCCGACACCTGGAAGACCGACGAGCGGACCCTGGTCCTGGACCTGGTCGACTCCCACCTCGCCACGCGCACCGCCGCCCGCCGGCGCGCGCTGGAGCGCGGCCTGCTCGGGGAGGCGGAGCACGTCCTCGTCACCGTCGTCCGGCTGAGCCGCGGCACGGAGCCCGTACGGCAGTCCGAAGCGGCCCTGTGGGCGGCGTTGGAGGGCTTCCGGCAGACGCGTTCGGCGCAGGGCATCACCGCGATCGACCAGGAGCGGGCGATCCTGCTCCAGCTGTGTGACCGGCCGCCCCGGCCGACCGAGATCGCCGCACAGTCCGCCCGCATCCTGGAGGAACTCGCCACCTTCCTCGACCCGTCCACGACACCCGTGATCGGTGTCGGCGGCAGACACCCGGGCCTGCACGGCGCCTGGACGTCGTACGAGCAGGCGCTCGTGGCGGCCCGCGCGGCGCGGCGGCTGCCCTCGCTCAAGGGCGTGGGCGACTGGGACCGGCTGGGGGAGTTCGCCGTGCTCCTCCAGCTTCCCGAACACGCCCTGAACGACTCCCTCGTGCCGAAGCCGCTGCGCAGCCTGACCGACGCCCACGGCGGCGAGCGGCTGCGGGACACCCTGCGGAGCTTCCTCGAACACGCCGGGTCCATCCCCCGGACCGCGGACGCGCTGCGCCTGCACCGCACCTCGCTCTACTACCGGCTGCGCCAGATCCAGGAGATCACCGGGCTCGATCTGGACGACGGCGCCCACCGCCTCACCCTGCACCTGGGGCTGCGGATCGAGGAACTCCTCGCCACGGGGGACGACACGGCCGCGTGCCCCGGCGTGATCCCGGCCTCCGCAGGGCCGAGAAGCGGTGCTTCGACAAAACGAGGATGA
- a CDS encoding carbohydrate ABC transporter permease has product MNGVRERLSSRAFSLAALVLAVLWTTPTLGLFLSSVRPEDEIKTTGWWTLFGAPHVTLDNYREVLLGSGNASGRLADHLVNSFVIALPSVLFPLVLAFFAAYALAWTDFRGRDALVVGVFALQVVPLQMALVPLLKLFSQGWLFLPAWDATGPAGFSHVWFAHTAFALPFAVFLLHNFLAGLPRELIEAARVDGASHATLLLRVVLPLARPALLTYAIIQFIWVWNDLLVALTLAGGTAETAPVTVRLATLAGTRGDEWQRLTAGAFVSASVPLLVFLVLQRYVARGLLAGSVKG; this is encoded by the coding sequence GTGAACGGCGTACGGGAGCGGCTCTCCTCCCGTGCCTTCTCGCTGGCCGCCCTGGTGCTCGCGGTCCTGTGGACGACACCGACCCTCGGCCTGTTCCTCTCCTCCGTGCGCCCCGAGGACGAGATCAAGACGACGGGCTGGTGGACCCTGTTCGGCGCGCCGCACGTCACCCTCGACAACTACCGCGAGGTGCTGCTCGGCAGCGGCAACGCCTCGGGACGGCTCGCCGACCACCTGGTCAACTCCTTCGTCATCGCCCTGCCCTCGGTCCTCTTCCCACTGGTCCTGGCGTTCTTCGCCGCGTACGCGCTGGCGTGGACCGACTTCAGGGGGCGGGACGCGCTCGTCGTCGGCGTCTTCGCGCTCCAGGTCGTACCGCTCCAGATGGCGCTGGTCCCCCTGCTGAAGCTGTTCTCCCAGGGATGGCTGTTCCTGCCCGCCTGGGACGCCACGGGACCGGCCGGGTTCAGCCACGTCTGGTTCGCCCACACCGCCTTCGCGCTGCCCTTCGCGGTGTTCCTGCTGCACAACTTCCTGGCCGGGCTGCCGCGCGAGCTGATCGAGGCCGCGCGGGTCGACGGCGCCTCGCACGCGACGCTGCTGCTCCGCGTCGTCCTGCCGCTGGCCCGGCCCGCCCTGCTCACCTACGCGATCATCCAGTTCATCTGGGTGTGGAACGACCTCCTGGTGGCGCTCACCCTGGCGGGCGGCACGGCCGAGACCGCGCCGGTGACGGTCCGCCTCGCGACGCTGGCCGGGACGCGGGGCGACGAGTGGCAGCGCCTCACGGCGGGAGCCTTCGTCTCGGCGTCCGTCCCGCTGCTGGTGTTCCTCGTCCTCCAGCGGTACGTCGCCCGGGGCCTGCTCGCGGGATCGGTCAAGGGATGA